The following coding sequences are from one Betaproteobacteria bacterium window:
- the flgB gene encoding flagellar basal body rod protein FlgB, translated as MTSSSSEPHPQHVPLSSQAQGGKEHSVQEMALGVRAYRQQVIASNIANADTPGYKAVDIDVEEAMRIARLASQVLPTTLATTGSGHISGMAVSAQPPYPLKYQVPSQDSADGNTVDMDVERTKFSDNSIMYQFSVDRVSGHFKMLMELYQSLK; from the coding sequence TTGACTTCGTCCAGCAGCGAGCCGCACCCGCAGCATGTTCCCTTGTCCAGCCAGGCACAGGGCGGAAAAGAACATAGCGTTCAGGAAATGGCCCTTGGAGTGCGCGCCTACCGCCAGCAGGTGATTGCCTCCAATATCGCCAACGCCGATACGCCCGGCTACAAGGCGGTGGACATCGATGTCGAGGAAGCCATGCGCATCGCCCGATTGGCCTCCCAGGTGCTACCAACAACGCTGGCGACGACCGGCAGCGGCCACATTTCCGGGATGGCTGTTTCCGCCCAGCCACCCTATCCACTCAAGTACCAGGTGCCGAGCCAGGATAGCGCGGACGGCAACACGGTTGATATGGATGTCGAGCGCACCAAGTTTTCCGATAACTCGATCATGTACCAGTTTTCAGTTGATCGGGTTAGCGGCCACTTCAAGATGCTGATGGAGTTGTATCAGTCCTTGAAATAA